The genomic segment TTGAGGAACAAAGCATGACGATGTCAATGTACAGCAGTTATACCCCCGAAGACTTTAACAATATCGAGGAAGATATTTTCGGTGAGTACACATATTGAATGGTTTTTAAAGTTATGATATAGCATATTCtgactttttacaattattaaaattcacgtAAGCAAGATAGTATAAGATCAACAATTATAGCTTGAACTATCATAATTTCAAGCCAGTGATCTTtgatcaaacatttttcacagTTCTGTATACGAATGAGGAATGATCACATATATAATAGATCGTTATATTCCTTTCGTTAAAAGGTTTGAATTTGTAATGGACTCACCTATAGTTTATATCGTAAacttttttagaaaaatctaattaaaagGGCATACACCGTTGTCCGTCGtataatttcagtttcattccattacaaattttatcattgtaCGGATCTGTGAGACGATCAGATGGTGGTACGTAAcgaattgttaataatatgttCTCTGAATGTACGTTGATTGTTCGATTTTGTCTTTCAATTAACTTGCGATGCACGCATGTAGTTAACCGGTATGACATCACTATATTTGTTTTGTGCTCctgaaatttttacttttttcccattattaaaaagttgttGGCAGTCTCGAGGTATGTTTCTTAGAAAGATCGCTTGTCGCAAAGTGAAATGGTGTATCATCTGATCGTGGACAGAACGCCAGTCGCTTCTTTTAACGAAGGAACCAGTATCCACGAAATGCTTGGCTTCTCTGACTGTTTTGCCTGGTAATGGCTTGCATTTCAGTCAACCCCTTGTTTGACGCAGAGAGCAACTGGACCGAGAGAGAGTTCCAACTGGCCGCTTGGGCCTTCCGCAAGTGGAAATATCATCAATTCACAAGTCTTCGGGATGATCTATGGGGCAACGCTATATTCCTCAAAGAAGCTAACGCTATTTCTGTCGAACTCAAAAAGAAGGTACATCCGTGGTTCATTCTTCGATGAACTAACGAAAACTCAAACCTTTATACGGCTCTTTTTTGATTACGAATCATGAACATTCATATCTTTCATCATATCTTTTGACATTCTTTTAAGAGCCATCATGAACATTTGATCAGTTTCAcaaaaatgatcaaatatttcaaaataaattattcgaaaaaagcTTTTTGTTAATCAATCATCGgtcataatattaatttaagcCTGAATTACTTAAACTTAAcagattttcaaattcgacGATTAATGCACTTTTGCGTACCCCCTTTTTGACGTTCTAATAGTCaaaaaaatactttgtatTCGCAAGTAATTACTTTACATTCCCATATCGATCCCTTTGTTGATCTAAttgtttaatcttttattcatcactgatattttttttattaattccatcTGCTTGTTTCGTACCTCACCAtcacttttataatttaacatttcattggtcgtttcattttttcacaatggtacatctttatatttatttcaggCGACAAAAGCTTTTTCTACTTTTGCTTcacatatatcatatatatccTTTTTAGGTACAATTCCAGTTTACTTTGCTCACGGATACGCTTTACTCGCCGCTTCCTTCGGATCTCCTGCCTGTCATTGACgacgaggaagaggaggaaagacCATTCCCGCGTACTATAGTTGCTGTAGAAGTTCAAGACACGAAGAATGGCGCAACACATTACTGGACACTCGATAAACTTAGGTgtgttacattttatttaacatttcatttcttGAACATGCTTTACCTTatcattttatgtttatatatacagggtgagtcacataatttatttcaaactccAGTACATATCTCTCGAGTAAAACGAGATATCAGAAAGCTTTCTTATTGCCACCTTTCTTCTTATTGCCATTATTTGTACCGAATATGATAGCTACTAGCTATTTTATaatctcatttcttttttctaatatcAGTATCAAAtgcgaaaaaaataaaatatcgttcctTTATCGATTTCTTTATTCTCGGCCATACGATCAGAATCGGTAAGTGTTGACAGCACTTTAAATTCGTCGTACGATCGAATAGTAAGGAGGTCGATTAAAGAACTGATAAGAGTGCGGATTCGCGGATCAAGATCTATCATCGCTTTTAATTAGACGCGTGCTTGGATGAAACCGCACAGGGACACTCACGCAAGTAATACGTGTTAACTTATAGACAGCGCTTGGAGTTGATGCGACACGTGTACAACGAGGACTCGAGCCCCAGCACTCCGGAGGCCAAAGAGGATATTTTCCAATGTCTAACCGTCTACTCTAATCCGAAGTTCTCGCTCGCAAATCTTTTGCCTTCGAGGTTGGTGCTCGAACGCGTGAGACTCTTTCCTCTTTATCGTCACACGCTTCACGCCCATCCTCTAACTCtgtcaaattttttatatatacgaaTATGTGCAAAACGTCAGTCTTAATCTCGTCTTATCACCGTATTTCTGCTACGTCTCAGTACACTCTCTGTTTAATTTAAACAgtttttctattcttcctctcttccctACCAACGAAATATACTTTCGCTTTGCAATTGTGCTAAATTCAACGAAAATGTACATCGATCAAGGATCTCTGCATGGCCAAGCGTGTTTAGTCTGTTTGATATTAACAATCGGAGCGGAATTAACCCCTccgtatattttacaaaattcttttatcttattttgtatcttattttttagtatatttacatttttcttttttattttctctttaggCAGTCTAAAGTTTCGTTGTACCAGTTTCAACGATTAGAATGAAATTAGAGAAATAGTCTGTATATTCTACATATTGACTAAAGAAATctataatcaaatttattagattGGCATTAACTGAAACTTAGTCGAAGGGTTTAACTCCTGTACACGTTTCAATTGCGTCCCGCTGAACACGTGCGCTCCTTGCTGCTGAAGTTTTCTCACATTATCGCTTCGTGACTTCACCCTGCACGTGTCACTGCGAATTACACGAAACTATGATTAAACAACTATGATCGAACAATTTTGACAAAAATCATATACAATATTCTAGCTGTTCCACGTCATCATAACTCGTAACGTAATTCTTTCTTACTATGAAAATACAGGGACAgcagaaatatgtaaaatgttgTCCTTAATATATCAACTTTATTACTTAGATGAAATAGAACttacatttttacgaaaatttcagTCAccatttaagaaaaataaaagacactGAAGTTCTCATGTTATGTCcctttatttgaatatttacagTATCTGTCATACCACTTTCGAATACATCCGAACACAACACCACGCATAtggtgtagtattatgtacaGAGTGTCCTTCACTGTGCTTCTCGACAATGTTTGATTACGTTTTTATCTTATGGCTAAGAAAGATACGAACCGATTAACAACGGAGATTCGGCGTTTTCGCTTTTGTGCAGACAAAGACTTGAACTGATGCGAGAAATGTATCACAACGAGGCAGAATTGTCGCCGACATCCCCGGATTTCAATATCGAGTCCATCACTGGAGGTGATCCATTCTACGACCGTTTTCCCTGGTTCCGAATGGTTGGCAGGTTCGTAAGAAACCTTTTTAAACATCAGACATTTCCAAAATCTATGCTTTAGATTACCTTTCttataaatgtttaacaaTCTAGCTGACagatgaaacgaatcttcatgAACTTTCTTTTGAGACAGCGAAGagtacattttacaaaatagccattatcaaaaattgtattttataaatatttaatgaccTAGTTGATAAATAAgccaaatattttaatgaattttgttttattaatatgaaacATATTGCGTTGTATTTGCAATGTATTGTCGAAGCATTTTGATGTTTATGGCCCTATAAAGAAACGttgataataaatgtataatttgtttGTTGCCATAGGTCTTTCGTATATCTAAGCAATCTTATGTATCCCGTACCATTGATCCACAAAGTAGCGATAGTAAACGAAAAGGGAGACGTAAAAGGTTACTTGCGTGTAGCTGTGCAAGCTGTTGTTGGTACGTAATCAGTgtctgtatattttcttttattatctcCTATCTTAAGTTTATTTAACTCCTTTATTTCCTCTGATGgaggaaattaaatacatattacgtGATTGATTAGGCGATCTTAAGTTGATCGCATCGTTGAAATGCGTATACCTACGTGTATATTATCACTAATACAATTGATTGCAAAACAATGTCGATACAATGAAACTAGACAACAGTACCACCAATTATTTCAGAAGTAATTaaagaagtaattaaaattacgttatcgttatataattttactgtTGTATCGTTTCCTTGCTCTgtggattaaaatatttatacgcatACACTATtgttcatataaatttaaatttagtatttaaaagatgttacaataatatattttattattcaccacatatacacatttaaataaataaatatatatacataatatattttacatactatTCAATACATACGCTTATTACTTGAATATCACTGCTTGTATTAATGTCAGAAGTCTTTACGTCAGTTTATATCAGTCATAATGAGAAATTTATTGCACGCGATCGATAAGAACACGAAACGCGTTATATTTTGTGGAAAAAGTATTCTGGCGTAGGATTTTCGTAACGAACCCTTGTTCCAGAAGAGGAAAACAGTGAATACTCAAGTGGCGTCAGACAGTCAGCTAGAATTTCTTTCGAGGACGACTTGTTTGGAAATCAAAAGCAGAACAAACGCAACACTCTGTTAACCCAGACTCTCGAGAAGAACCGACAAATTCTGTTACACGAGGAACGCGTCGTGGAGGGCCACAACGAGCAAAAGGAGGTGAAAGACGAAGACGATATCGGCGATGCAGACAGTGGCAGAGGGGATAGCTCAGTTTCCAGCGACATGAAGGAAGAGGATCTACCGGATCATTTGCAACTTGGCTCTGAATTCACATTCAGGGTTACCGTGTTACAGGCCATGGGCATTTCCACCGAATATGCTGACATCTTTTGCCAATTCAAGTATGtttagttttatataatacagtaacaaagatattttatgtagGAAATTGATAGTTAATGTATGATTATGATGCGTTATATCTAGTTTCTTGCATCGACACGATGAAGCATTTTCAACTGAACCAGTAAAAAATACAGGAAAAGGATGTCCTCCTGGATTTTACCACGTACAAAATGTAAGCtacatttacattaaaataagaaataacaaataatttgcattaaatgaaaaaaaagaaataatttatatatgatcAACTTcgattatgtatttctttattcttttccttttttttcatatactgTTCAGATCACGGTGACGGTAACAAAATCATTCTTGGAATATCTAAAAACTCAGCCAATCGTTTTCGAAGTTTTTGGACACTATCAGCAACATCCTCTGCATAAAGATGCAAAACTGGAATAGTaagcattaaataatttctatgaaatctATCAGTTCGACAAGATATTGTCTTTTTTAATCCTTAAGATGGTTAGTTATAACGATTTGGtaagatattattatctttcttaAATCACGAATAAACTCAGTTGCATTGTATTTCATAGCGTAAGACAACCACCGAAGAGAATGCTTCCGCCATCTATACCTATCAGTCAACCCGTACGTTCACCGAAATTCGGCAGTGTTTTACCATCTCCGAGCACGTCACACGTGCACGCGAAATACGATGTATTAGTTTGGTTTGAGATTTGCGAGTTAGCGCCGAACGGTGAATACGTACCATCCGTGGTCGACCATAGCGACGATCTACCGTGTCGTGGATTGTTTTTGCTCCATCAGGGAATCCAGCGTCGGATTCGAATTACCATTGTACACGAACCAGCGTCTGAGCTGCGATGGAAAGATGTGAGAGAGTTGGTCGTCGGACGTATTAGAAACACGCCAGAACCGGAGGAAGAGGACAATGATTCGTCGGTGCTTTCGTTAGGGCTTTTCCCTGGCGAATATCTAGAAGTACCTGGTGATGATAGATGCATGTTCAGATTCGAAGCAGCGTGGGATAGTTCTCTTCATAATTCGGCCTTGCTCAATAGAGTTACAGCTTACGGAGAACAAATCTTCATGACAATTTCTGCTTACCTCGAGGTACGCTTATTCTTTATTTGAatgttttgtattatatatttattagagaTTTGATCACAGATTATGCgttgtatatttaatagagATTAAATGCCTCCATAAGATTCGTTCTctgatttatttcttcatatcATTTCTTTTAGTTGGAGAATTGTGGAAGACCAGCAATCATCACGAAAGACTTGAGTATGATCATTTATGGCAGAGACGCCAGAGTAGGGCCACGTTCTCTGAAGCATCTATTCAGCGGAAGCTACCGCAATCAAGAAGCAAACAGACTCAGTGGTGTTTACGAGCTGGTCTTGCGTCGTTCTTCGGAAGCAGGTAGCCCAGGTTTGTCTTGCTACCCTTAGCGTAGACCCCTCTTGATCCTTTCCCTCCTTGTCGATATAATAGTCGCACAAATTTAGAGAAAagggatattttattaaaaaaatgttactacATTACTAGATTATAGAATAATAAGCTCCGGTGACAATCACGATGACTATTATATCATGTTATTAATGAATTggcaattttcttcgttatgttttattacttcttaaattatttcgaCAAAGCAATTTCCAATCTTGACCAAGACGAAACATATTCATACTTCTTTCTAACATTTCGCTTTTCCCACATTCAGTACCCACCCCACTTTTGCAATTATTGTTTGCAGGCGTTCAGAGGAGACAACGGCGTGTATTGGACACCAGTTCTACATATGTTAGAGGAGAGGAGAATCTTCATGGATGGAGACCACGGGGAGATAGCTTAATATTCGATCACCAATGGGAGTTAGAAAAATTGACAAGATTAGAAGAGGTGGAAAGAGTAAGACACACACTATTATTACGAGAAAAGCTCGGTATCGACAAAGTGTCATTctgcaataaaatatctcaTGATTTCACAAAGAGTGAAAAGGTAAagtatcttatatttttagttttataaagATCTAAGaatctttatataatatttaagcatTTGAGTAGAGTTGAAGAAAAGTTAAACAAACGAGATACATccgttatatttattcaatacaGGAGGTTTGCAACATGATGGCGAAAGCGACGAATGAAACGCATGCCAGCCCGGTGAAATTGAAGCGTTCAACTAGTAAAGACGTTTACGAGCCTTGGGAGATGaccgaaagagaaaaagaactaGCCACGAAATATATCAAACTTATTCAAGGTCGCATTCCAAGCAAAGAACCCATTCTATTGTCCGACGTTTCACCCGGAGAAGACACTATGGCCGATATGACGGCATCTATGATATCTTCGGTGATATCATCCTCGTCCCAAGAGTCAGTATACGAGAGAGCTAGTGATTACTTAGAGCAGGTAACCCTCCCCGCATGCCTGAGTGCTCCTGCTAGTAGCGGTTGTCCACGCTTCGTCGCATCatcgtatttttatctcgatggcaaaaatagatatttgttTTTCGAGATTCAAAGAAAAACGATACTCTCTTTCTTCATTCACATTATCATCGGACATAATTTAATGccaataaaatgtaaattaaaagtgtaaaattaaatactggATAACTAATATCTCGAAAtgaaaaacttaaaaatatttcttaacaatTATGAGTGAAGATTGCGAGAATTCGATTCAATTTGAAGGTCGACTTGTCTCTTCCACATACGAGCTTGCAACAAActcaatgaaattattgtatcaGATCGAAGTTCGATTCACGTTTGCTTTTAAGAACGATCAATAATCGTTTGTTACGCAACGTTTCGAGTAGCTTCGCTGAGTGAAAGTCGCGCTTTTAGCGCAATCAGCTTCTAAGAATTGCTTTCTGTCTACTTTGAAACACAACAATTGGTAGACGATGACTCGAGATTTTCGAGTCAAAGACAACCGCAAGTAAAATTGGACACGGTCAGGGTGATGCTGGAGTGTTACTTGCAGGCTGCTGGTATAATAGTATGGAGCAGATCTAAGTCGTGCATCCTTAGGTTAAGTTCACCGGAGAGAGCTAGACTGCAGGAACTGCAGGAGAGTATATTAGCCAGTGAATCCGCTAATCAACCGTGTACAATCGCACCGGCTCCATTGGGTTCATCTTCCCCATCGAAGGAGAATTTGGTACTCTACGTGCCGGAAGTCGAAGAAATTCGCATCAGTCCGGTTATTGCCAGAAAAGGATATCTAAATGTTCTCGAACACAAGACTAATGGTTGGAAGAAACGTTGGGTGGTATGTATATCTTGAAtacagtatttttatttctccgtTTTTAGGATTAATTGatatactaaaaatatcattGGTTATTAGGCTGTACGACGACCATACGTTTTAATCTTTCGAGAAGAAAAGGACCCAGTGGAGAGAGCTCTCATTAATTTAGCTACTGCTCAAGTTGAATATTCTGAAGATCAATTAGCTATGGTGAAAGTACCAAATACTTTCAGGTAAGTTATcgagtatataaagttatttacTTTTGGATGTAATCCGTATTAGACATCTCAAATCGgcattctttattttacagCGTCGTTACAAAACATCGaggatatttattgcaaacttTAGGAGATAAGGAGGTTTATGACTGGCTGTACGCTATTAA from the Bombus pyrosoma isolate SC7728 linkage group LG11, ASM1482585v1, whole genome shotgun sequence genome contains:
- the LOC122572874 gene encoding kinesin-like protein unc-104 isoform X7 gives rise to the protein MSSVKVAVRVRPFNNREISREAQCIIEMSGNTTSILNPKAPPGSKDALKSFNYDYSYFSMDPNDANYSSQLMVYKDIGEEMLEHAFEGYNVCIFAYGQTGAGKSYTMMGKQEEGQEGIIPQICKDLFRKISRNSNECLKYSVEVSYMEIYCERVRDLLNPKNKGNLRVREHPLLGPYVEDLSKLAVMSYQDIHDLIDEGNKARTVAATNMNETSSRSHAVFTIFFTQQKQDSATGLVTEKVSKISLVDLAGSERADSTGAKGTRLKEGANINKSLTTLGKVISALAEIATKKKKKADFIPYRDSVLTWLLRENLGGNSKTAMIAAVSPADINYDETLSTLRYADRAKQIVCKAVVNEDANAKLIRELKEEIQKLRELLKQEGIDVQEGDEIVRATKREDDVKESRPRIPSHTTSTIAEEAVDQLQASEKLIAELNETWEEKLKRTEIIRLQREAVFAEMGVAVKEDGVTVGVFSPKKTPHLVNLNEDPLMSECLIYYIKDGFTRIGSAEANIPQDIQLCGPHILSEHCVFENHEGIITLIPKKGALIYVNGREVTEPIVLKTGSRVILGKNHVFRFNHPDQVRERREKGSPAETPGNGETVDWNFAQIELLEKQGIDLKAEMEKRLLALEEQFRKEKEEADQLFEEQRKNYEARIDALQRQVEEQSMTMSMYSSYTPEDFNNIEEDIFVNPLFDAESNWTEREFQLAAWAFRKWKYHQFTSLRDDLWGNAIFLKEANAISVELKKKVQFQFTLLTDTLYSPLPSDLLPVIDDEEEEERPFPRTIVAVEVQDTKNGATHYWTLDKLRQRLELMRHVYNEDSSPSTPEAKEDIFQCLTVYSNPKFSLANLLPSRQRLELMREMYHNEAELSPTSPDFNIESITGGDPFYDRFPWFRMVGRSFVYLSNLMYPVPLIHKVAIVNEKGDVKGYLRVAVQAVVEEENSEYSSGVRQSARISFEDDLFGNQKQNKRNTLLTQTLEKNRQILLHEERVVEGHNEQKEVKDEDDIGDADSGRGDSSVSSDMKEEDLPDHLQLGSEFTFRVTVLQAMGISTEYADIFCQFNFLHRHDEAFSTEPVKNTGKGCPPGFYHVQNITVTVTKSFLEYLKTQPIVFEVFGHYQQHPLHKDAKLEYVRQPPKRMLPPSIPISQPVRSPKFGSVLPSPSTSHVHAKYDVLVWFEICELAPNGEYVPSVVDHSDDLPCRGLFLLHQGIQRRIRITIVHEPASELRWKDVRELVVGRIRNTPEPEEEDNDSSVLSLGLFPGEYLEVPGDDRCMFRFEAAWDSSLHNSALLNRVTAYGEQIFMTISAYLELENCGRPAIITKDLSMIIYGRDARVGPRSLKHLFSGSYRNQEANRLSGVYELVLRRSSEAGSPGVQRRQRRVLDTSSTYVRGEENLHGWRPRGDSLIFDHQWELEKLTRLEEVERVRHTLLLREKLGIDKVSFCNKISHDFTKSEKEVCNMMAKATNETHASPVKLKRSTSKDVYEPWEMTEREKELATKYIKLIQGRIPSKEPILLSDVSPGEDTMADMTASMISSVISSSSQESVYERASDYLEQAAGIIVWSRSKSCILRLSSPERARLQELQESILASESANQPCTIAPAPLGSSSPSKENLVLYVPEVEEIRISPVIARKGYLNVLEHKTNGWKKRWVAVRRPYVLIFREEKDPVERALINLATAQVEYSEDQLAMVKVPNTFSVVTKHRGYLLQTLGDKEVYDWLYAINPLLAGQIRSKLARKGPATNLNNASPVGLVPPIDQQSNQNK
- the LOC122572874 gene encoding kinesin-like protein unc-104 isoform X13, with the translated sequence MSSVKVAVRVRPFNNREISREAQCIIEMSGNTTSILNPKAPPGSKDALKSFNYDYSYFSMDPNDANYSSQLMVYKDIGEEMLEHAFEGYNVCIFAYGQTGAGKSYTMMGKQEEGQEGIIPQICKDLFRKISRNSNECLKYSVEVSYMEIYCERVRDLLNPKNKGNLRVREHPLLGPYVEDLSKLAVMSYQDIHDLIDEGNKARTVAATNMNETSSRSHAVFTIFFTQQKQDSATGLVTEKVSKISLVDLAGSERADSTGAKGTRLKEGANINKSLTTLGKVISALAEIATKKKKKADFIPYRDSVLTWLLRENLGGNSKTAMIAAVSPADINYDETLSTLRYADRAKQIVCKAVVNEDANAKLIRELKEEIQKLRELLKQEGIDVQEGDEIVRATKREDDVKESRPRIPSHTTSTIAEEAVDQLQASEKLIAELNETWEEKLKRTEIIRLQREAVFAEMGVAVKEDGVTVGVFSPKKTPHLVNLNEDPLMSECLIYYIKDGFTRIGSAEANIPQDIQLCGPHILSEHCVFENHEGIITLIPKKGALIYVNGREVTEPIVLKTGSRVILGKNHVFRFNHPDQVRERREKGSPAETPGNGETVDWNFAQIELLEKQGIDLKAEMEKRLLALEEQFRKEKEEADQLFEEQRKNYEARIDALQRQVEEQSMTMSMYSSYTPEDFNNIEEDIFVNPLFDAESNWTEREFQLAAWAFRKWKYHQFTSLRDDLWGNAIFLKEANAISVELKKKVQFQFTLLTDTLYSPLPSDLLPVIDDEEEEERPFPRTIVAVEVQDTKNGATHYWTLDKLRQRLELMREMYHNEAELSPTSPDFNIESITGGDPFYDRFPWFRMVGRSFVYLSNLMYPVPLIHKVAIVNEKGDVKGYLRVAVQAVVEEENSEYSSGVRQSARISFEDDLFGNQKQNKRNTLLTQTLEKNRQILLHEERVVEGHNEQKEVKDEDDIGDADSGRGDSSVSSDMKEEDLPDHLQLGSEFTFRVTVLQAMGISTEYADIFCQFNFLHRHDEAFSTEPVKNTGKGCPPGFYHVQNITVTVTKSFLEYLKTQPIVFEVFGHYQQHPLHKDAKLEYVRQPPKRMLPPSIPISQPVRSPKFGSVLPSPSTSHVHAKYDVLVWFEICELAPNGEYVPSVVDHSDDLPCRGLFLLHQGIQRRIRITIVHEPASELRWKDVRELVVGRIRNTPEPEEEDNDSSVLSLGLFPGEYLEVPGDDRCMFRFEAAWDSSLHNSALLNRVTAYGEQIFMTISAYLELENCGRPAIITKDLSMIIYGRDARVGPRSLKHLFSGSYRNQEANRLSGVYELVLRRSSEAGSPGVQRRQRRVLDTSSTYVRGEENLHGWRPRGDSLIFDHQWELEKLTRLEEVERVRHTLLLREKLGIDKVSFCNKISHDFTKSEKEVCNMMAKATNETHASPVKLKRSTSKDVYEPWEMTEREKELATKYIKLIQGRIPSKEPILLSDVSPGEDTMADMTASMISSVISSSSQESVYERASDYLEQAAGIIVWSRSKSCILRLSSPERARLQELQESILASESANQPCTIAPAPLGSSSPSKENLVLYVPEVEEIRISPVIARKGYLNVLEHKTNGWKKRWVAVRRPYVLIFREEKDPVERALINLATAQVEYSEDQLAMVKVPNTFSVVTKHRGYLLQTLGDKEVYDWLYAINPLLAGQIRSKLARKGPATNLNNASPVGLVPPIDQQSNQNK
- the LOC122572874 gene encoding kinesin-like protein unc-104 isoform X3, which encodes MSSVKVAVRVRPFNNREISREAQCIIEMSGNTTSILNPKAPPGSKDALKSFNYDYSYFSMDPNDANYSSQLMVYKDIGEEMLEHAFEGYNVCIFAYGQTGAGKSYTMMGKQEEGQEGIIPQICKDLFRKISRNSNECLKYSVEVSYMEIYCERVRDLLNPKNKGNLRVREHPLLGPYVEDLSKLAVMSYQDIHDLIDEGNKARTVAATNMNETSSRSHAVFTIFFTQQKQDSATGLVTEKVSKISLVDLAGSERADSTGAKGTRLKEGANINKSLTTLGKVISALAEIAATKKKKKADFIPYRDSVLTWLLRENLGGNSKTAMIAAVSPADINYDETLSTLRYADRAKQIVCKAVVNEDANAKLIRELKEEIQKLRELLKQEGIDVQEGPDGKVTYEKKESRDEIVRATKREDDVKESRPRIPSHTTSTIAEEAVDQLQASEKLIAELNETWEEKLKRTEIIRLQREAVFAEMGVAVKEDGVTVGVFSPKKTPHLVNLNEDPLMSECLIYYIKDGFTRIGSAEANIPQDIQLCGPHILSEHCVFENHEGIITLIPKKGALIYVNGREVTEPIVLKTGSRVILGKNHVFRFNHPDQVRERREKGSPAETPGNGETVDWNFAQIELLEKQGIDLKAEMEKRLLALEEQFRKEKEEADQLFEEQRKNYEARIDALQRQVEEQSMTMSMYSSYTPEDFNNIEEDIFVNPLFDAESNWTEREFQLAAWAFRKWKYHQFTSLRDDLWGNAIFLKEANAISVELKKKVQFQFTLLTDTLYSPLPSDLLPVIDDEEEEERPFPRTIVAVEVQDTKNGATHYWTLDKLRQRLELMRHVYNEDSSPSTPEAKEDIFQCLTVYSNPKFSLANLLPSRQRLELMREMYHNEAELSPTSPDFNIESITGGDPFYDRFPWFRMVGRSFVYLSNLMYPVPLIHKVAIVNEKGDVKGYLRVAVQAVVEENSEYSSGVRQSARISFEDDLFGNQKQNKRNTLLTQTLEKNRQILLHEERVVEGHNEQKEVKDEDDIGDADSGRGDSSVSSDMKEEDLPDHLQLGSEFTFRVTVLQAMGISTEYADIFCQFNFLHRHDEAFSTEPVKNTGKGCPPGFYHVQNITVTVTKSFLEYLKTQPIVFEVFGHYQQHPLHKDAKLEYVRQPPKRMLPPSIPISQPVRSPKFGSVLPSPSTSHVHAKYDVLVWFEICELAPNGEYVPSVVDHSDDLPCRGLFLLHQGIQRRIRITIVHEPASELRWKDVRELVVGRIRNTPEPEEEDNDSSVLSLGLFPGEYLEVPGDDRCMFRFEAAWDSSLHNSALLNRVTAYGEQIFMTISAYLELENCGRPAIITKDLSMIIYGRDARVGPRSLKHLFSGSYRNQEANRLSGVYELVLRRSSEAGSPGVQRRQRRVLDTSSTYVRGEENLHGWRPRGDSLIFDHQWELEKLTRLEEVERVRHTLLLREKLGIDKVSFCNKISHDFTKSEKEVCNMMAKATNETHASPVKLKRSTSKDVYEPWEMTEREKELATKYIKLIQGRIPSKEPILLSDVSPGEDTMADMTASMISSVISSSSQESVYERASDYLEQAAGIIVWSRSKSCILRLSSPERARLQELQESILASESANQPCTIAPAPLGSSSPSKENLVLYVPEVEEIRISPVIARKGYLNVLEHKTNGWKKRWVAVRRPYVLIFREEKDPVERALINLATAQVEYSEDQLAMVKVPNTFSVVTKHRGYLLQTLGDKEVYDWLYAINPLLAGQIRSKLARKGPATNLNNASPVGLVPPIDQQSNQNK